The following proteins come from a genomic window of Corynebacterium hansenii:
- the dtd gene encoding D-aminoacyl-tRNA deacylase: MKAVLTRVTRAAVRVDGEVVGEIDGGDTGGILALVGVGREDDGDAWETMARKIAELRILDGEKSASDVGAPILVVSQFTLMGATRKGRRPSWTDAAPGDVAGPVIAKIVDRLRERGLEVAEGRFGAMMDVESVNSGPFTVLVEC, from the coding sequence ATGAAGGCGGTTCTGACGCGGGTGACCCGCGCCGCGGTGCGGGTCGACGGCGAGGTCGTCGGGGAAATCGACGGCGGCGACACGGGCGGGATTCTCGCGCTCGTCGGCGTCGGGCGCGAAGACGACGGGGACGCGTGGGAGACCATGGCGCGCAAAATCGCCGAACTCCGCATTCTCGACGGGGAAAAGTCCGCGTCGGATGTCGGCGCGCCAATTCTCGTGGTCAGCCAATTCACTCTCATGGGCGCAACCAGGAAGGGCCGCCGCCCTTCGTGGACCGACGCCGCGCCCGGGGACGTCGCCGGACCCGTCATCGCGAAGATCGTCGACCGCCTCCGGGAACGCGGGCTGGAAGTCGCCGAGGGACGCTTCGGCGCGATGATGGACGTCGAGTCGGTCAACTCTGGCCCCTTTACGGTGCTCGTGGAATGCTGA